ACGAACGGTTAAGTAATATAAGTTAAGTCATCTGTGGCGTACTAGTTATCGAAAGCTCAAAAAAGGCCTCAGAGAGACATGTACGTATAGATGGGCCAATCAAACATTCTGGACAGTCTGGACATTTATTTCTTACCTACGTGGATTGTTCGGCTGATTAGTTGGTTGGTCGGTCGACTGGTTTGATCGTGCTACCTCACGAGGCATGAAGTTTTGCCTATGATCAAGTCATGATGGTCGTCGAGTAAGATGTGGATGGCAATATGAATGCATGTAGATACTATCAATGTCCTCCATTGCGCTCGTTGGATTGATAATGAGCATTTGGGAGGAAAAGCAACCTACATGTGATGAATAAAAACACTCTTCTATGGTAAATAACCTTAAATCTGCGAGAAGTGTTTTTAGCCGGACTTCCGCCAAACTCGGTTAGACGATCGATCATCTTTTACGAGTATTCACTTTGTGATCGACCGTGAGTTTCATTGCTTTTTTCCTTGCGACATCTCTTTGACACCTCGCAGTCGTTAACACCAACGTGCAATCATGGTCCTCGTCGCAACTCCCAATCGTGACCTACCGAAGCGTGCATCGACGCTGGTGATTGGAGGTGGACCGGCAGGGTTAGTGTCCCTCAAATATACGGTGGAGTACGGAGAGAAATGGACAGATGGCGAGGAGCCTGTGTTGGTAGAGATGGAGTCTGAGATAGGCGGAACATTCAAGTAAGCAGCATAAATTGACACACGATCATGCCCTAAGATCTAATGTGAATGAATCGTGATCAAGGTGGAGAGGTTATGAGAACGCAGAATTGGTTAGCAGTAAACAATTGACATGCTTTTCCGATTTTCGGTGAGTGAATGCGACTTTCTTTCCTCATGCCCACGGCCTTCGCCTGGAAGGTGATTCTGTTCTCACTTATACTGTAGATACCCACTCTCTGCACCTGATCATCCTTCTCTGCCTAATTTTGTCGAATACCTCAACTCGTACGCAGCACACTTCGGAATCACCCCTTACATTCGCACTTCCACTAAACTCATCTCTCTCAATTATGTCTCTTCCCCTGAAGACGGCTATAAGCACTTGGCTGTACTCCAACGTCTCAATCTCGACCAAGAACCTATAGGAGAACCAGTAGAGATCTTAGCGAAgaatgtcatcatcaccactgGTTTACATGTCACTCCGAATATTCCCATCATACCAGGATTGAACAGCGAACCAAAACCGATTAACGGTCCAAAATGGTTACATTCCTCTTCGTACAAATACCGATCACAACTTGAAAGCAGGAAAGTATTAGTTCTCGGAGCAGGGGAAACAGGCATGGATCTAGCATATGAATCGGTAATGTCACCTGCATCAAAAGTATGGATGGGAGTAAGGACTGGATTCCTATCATTCCCAAAAGTACTCAACAATTTTCGTGTATTGGGATTCACATTCAATGGTAATTTACCAATTGACGGACTGATAACGAATTTATTTGAAGATACATATGTTCATAAATGGGTCGCTCAATCACATTTAAGATGGTTCATTTCAGATTTAATTATCAAGAGGGTTTTATGGGTATTGACTGGTACGATGGCAGGATGTAATCAATGGGCAGGTGAATTACCACCTGAAAGACAAGGCAGAGCTTATGTTTTCTTGAATAAATCTGCAAAAGCAATGCAATTCATTAATAGACCTTTTTATAATCTATCACCTATACATAAATTATTCGCCCATTATATagatcctcctccaccgaaAGGCAACGATGATCCAACGATCGATATAGTACCTTTCCCCAAATCATtcgatgaaaatggaagagCTGTATTTCCTCATCCACCCAATCATAGGAGTAAAGAACTGGCctggaaagaagaatgtaaaCCTGATTTAGTCGTTCTGTGTACTGGTTATAAACAAGATTGGAATTGGTTGGGAGAAGGATATCCTAGAGGTCCAGAAGAATGTGAAATTAGGGGTGTTTGTAGTGAAAAGGATTTAACCGTTGGTTTCATCGGATTCGTGAGACCTGGTGTTGGTAAGTGATCAATTTATCTTTCGACTTTTATATTAAACCTATTCTCACCCCAAAATTCTGTCCACGCTGACGTTGACGTTCTCATTTGTTTAGGTGCTATACCACCAATAGCAGAAATGCAAACTCagcttttcctcctcttaTCCCAAGGTAGAATTGCTATCCCATCATCGCCCGAAACGTATCACCTTTTACATTCCCCAACATCTCGTATACAGTATGGTGTAGATCATTCCACGTACATGTCTACTTTGTCTAAAGATATAGGTAGCTCGCCTGGATTATTCGAGTTATGGTGGCAATATGGGTGGTTTGTCCTATTCGTTTATTGGTGAGTTATTATATTCCTTTTCATTTGCTTTTACTATGGTCTCGATGTTAACCAGGATGTACTGACCGAATCCATGGACACAGCTTCGGAGCAGCCTTCCCTACATTCTTCAGGTTGACGGGCCCTTTCAAGAGTGATAAAGCAAAACGAATCGTCGAGACCGAATTATGGGAAACTATTCAGAGACGTGGATTGTTGGGAAATATCTTCATGGGGGTGATACCGATGGTGAGCTTTTTGTCCTCACGTATATTACTCCTAAATATTTTGTTTCCTTGATCTCGATGCGCTATGGTCGATCGTTTCGAAACAATATGCTAAATCAACTATCTGCAGGCCTTCTACGctatcatcaacattacCGCTTATCTGATCGAGAAAACATGGTCTCTTGCTGCACCCCTATTCGGcttacctcctcctccagaCAACATCGCGACAGAAACCAAGTGTATCAAGGTGAAACCGCTGTGATCGTTCATTGGCATGCACTCCATTGATTTGTAACGATGCAACCGCATTGTTCATGTCCATCAAGGATACATCGTACAGATTGTAATACATAATATAGATAAAGGTATATAGATCAAACAGGAAATGTATTAAACGGTACAAAGTAATTGTTGCGTGAATCGACGTGAGACTCCCTTTGAATAACATTACATTAACATAGCAAGATAAGATGAGAGGCCAAAATAAAACAGAGAAGACACTAGCTCATAATTGACCCAATTTAAGTGAAACATGATCCGCTATTCCACCATCCACTTGACGATTGACGTTAATGCCAATATCTTCGtcgtcagcttcatcacCGCTATCCGATCCTTCACCATCGCCATCGAGaaaatcttcatcttcttcatcttcttcatcatcatgatgatcgatCACCATTTTCCCAATATCACGTGTCTTCGCGGCAGAGGTAGATAAAGCTCTTCTTTTCCCACTTGCCCTCGAAGATGCTACTCCCGTTTTACCTCGGCGTCTTTCAGTAGGTTCAATAGgtttgatccatcttttccaccattttCCAGCTAGTAGCTTGACCTCATTATCGAGTGATAGATATTCAATATTGCGAATCACACCTTGCCATGTTACAAGACCTTTTGAAAGACAATGATTGAAATGGTCTGCATCGTGCCTGTGATGGGTACGAGTTTGTCAGCATATTCGTCTACTATTTAACACACATTTTTGGAACCCaagctgaactcaccaaTACAGCCAATGCAACAACACTCCGAAACTAGCAGGATCAGGCAATGGGACATACAGAGCTTTCGGTTTATCCGCTTTCGTAGGTAATACTTTTGCGCCTCTGATCACTGGCGACTGGAAGAGCAATCTGCCATCGAAATCCCTGGGTGGCGGGTGAGACAAGTGAGCTGCGGGAGAGTTGAGAAGCGTTCGAAAGAGGATCGATTGAGTGGTAAGGTAATCTCGATGCAAAGGGAAAACAAGACATTGCTATCATTCAATTCGAGAAGAATTAGCTCAATTCCCCACCAAACAGGTACGGTCACGTCGTGAGAAACGACGGCAAGGACATTGAAGTCAATGACATACCTCAAGCTGATTTCCACCAGGTaaacttcctcttctaccagTAAAATCTCTAGCTCCATCCAAAGTCTGTACACTGCTACTCAGCACATCCGgcttgacatcttcttcaccattcaGGGACAGCGCACCTCTGGCTGCGTCCCGGATCGAGGCCGCTGTAGGTGTTGTTGGGCCCAGAAAGGAGTCCCCAGGTCGGGCATGCAGCGTGTGGTTCTCGTTATTGGCTGTTTGCGGAACATGGGGCTGAGTTGAACGTCGAGGATGGAGAGGCGGAACAGCGGTACGAGGAGTACTTGGTATAGTAGGCGATCGAGCTACTCTTTTGATCGGGACGACTAACAGATACAAAGTCAGCGAGGGGACAACAGATTAAAGGTTTCGAGACATGCATATTCGTGATCATTGAAGCCGTAAAGTGACTCACTTATATGACAATCAGCTGAATGCGGCGCATACCAATATTTACTTGCCAATTGAACCAATTTCTTCAGCACGAAATCCTTTGGTATTTCATCCAAGCTTACTTGGTATGTATTTGGGTGAGGAATTCCTTGCTGGGACTTGGGCGATGCCATTGGTGCTGCTGGGGCGGACTGATGCCATCTTTGTGGTGTtcctggtggaggagataGCGGGGCCGATATAAGAGGGATAGGGGATGGATAAGGTGGTTGACGTGATGATCCTGATTGTTGCGGGGTGAGTAGTCCCCTTACATTCGTTCCTCCTGGTCTGACAGTCCTTGCACcagggaaagaaggtttaaCACCTCGACGTTGTGACATGGACATCGATCCAGGAGAAGACCCAATGCgagatgacgaaggtgaCCGTACTGATTTCTGAGGTGTTGTAGGCGATCCATCCAATGATTTATCCTTCACTTGAAGATATGGTGAAGTGGGAAACCGGACAGGTGTTCGGGgttcatctttgatcatgtcaggtggtggtatagGAGTCGTCATACTGGGGGAAGGTGTGTGAGTTGATTTAGCCGTTTGTGGTGGTATAATGTAAGGTGAATGATTGAGTCGTCGAGCACtccttgatgaagaagcagaagttGACGATGTCGAAGATGCGATTCGAAGTGGATCTGGTCGATGAATTAGTGTTGACTGCGAAGATAGTATAGGGTGGGCTTGGAGTCGAGAAGAGCCAGATCTTGACCAAGTATGCGAGATCGATTGTGATTGACCAGTGATGGGAAATTGTGTGGGTGTCAGAAGTGttgcttctttctctgaGTACGTGTTAAGTGAGTATTGATTAGCTGAGGAGGGAGTCTGGACGGGGTAgctgtgtgtgtgtattCGATGAACAGAGACGGGAAGGGACGGGGAAGAGGTTCTATTCACAAGATGACGAGCAGGAGGAACTTGATGATGGTGCGATCCCAAGTTATttacagatgatgattctgcTTTTGTGAAAATATTTTTATCTGAATCTGACGAAAAGTCATTGCCGACGTCGATGTGGTCCTGAATCAAACTCTGATTTCCATCGatttcaattccatctcGATCTACATCCATATTCCcctcttgaatctcttcctcttgcaCCGTTCCCTTCTCCTTGAGTTCACCTTTTACCGATCCTGATCCTACATCGTCGTAGAGTGGGTAAGgattcattctctttttGTCTTTATTATTGTCTGGTTGTCgcgtttttgttttgtttggctgtttttgttttgttcCGATGGAAGAAAAGACGAGAACAATAAAGATATTGATAAAAAGCCACGTGTCAAGATCAAAGTTAATTCTCCGAGTCACGTAATTCTCGGGGATCTTCAATCGGGATGTTGAAAAGAACAATAAGCCTAAATTCTAATTCTTTTATTCATGCGAAGGCGTAGGCGTAATGGAGATTTTAtcctcttttttccttcAAATATCtttattgttgatgttgtcggataaagggaaagatgacTGTGGAATAAATGCATTAAGTGGAGGTTCGACAGAATTTCCCTTCACTCCGCTCCGAGCGTCTCGGATTAACAACGCAAAGCACCTGAGCGGGGATTGGATCGAAAAGAGTAAAGCTATCGTTGAAGATATGTCAAGTACACAAAATGTGAGattccctttttctttttcctttcgaGCAGACGTGGGTCGTCGTCGTTGTTACTGTTACTCCTGGCTTAGAGTGAGAAGGGGGAAGAAAAAAGGTTCCTcttttgatcaatgatcgaCCCgaggaagattgaaatggTTCTACGGCTACGCACAGACTTTGTACCGTGCTTGGTAGGATTCCTTCCCTATATCCTCGGTCGCTGATCCTCCGAGCTTGAACTGTCGGGATCTATACTTATATTATATATCTCACTGTAGTTATCTGCCAGACGAGAATCCCAATTCTTGAGGTGTACAGGGCCTAATAATGCAATACGAGCGATCCTCGGAGGCCGAATTCGGTATACGGTATTCAACGGATGTCAGATGTCTGTGCAGGGTAAGGGTGAAGGTCAGGATGACGAGGGGTCTCTCCTTCCTGACAATGTCGAGGGCAACCAAGATCGTTGTTTGATTCCTTTATTTGATTCCTGGACTGTCAAATGGATCGCTCAACGATATCCACTTCGACTTATAAATAGAGTTTGACGGATGAGTGACGTGGAAAAGATTCCGAATTGTCTTCTATACGTTGGGAACGGTGAGCCAGGATGATCTCTTGATGAGAAAGGGACCCGTTCAATGAGTAGAATGAGGGGTGGTACTCTGGCGTAGGTGAGGGTTAATCGCCGTCAAAGATCAGATTGACGGATAGGAGATCAAGCTACTGGCACGTATGAATGATATATTTCTAGAAGTGCGTCCCTGTCCTTGGGTGGAGGATATGGTAAGAGTTGCGGGATGTGTGATTGTACTAGTAAGATGTCATTCAGTTCTGTCTATGGTTTTGGAACAATATACTGATTCAACACCACACTCACTGAAAGTACCTACGAAGTTGATGTCACCGCCAGATTATTCTCCGTACCAAGGTCCGCTTGTATTGGCGTATTCGTGATCTCGCCAAGGTGGTACTTGTATATACCGTTGTGCAATCAACAGATGTATCACTACTGTTTGAGTGTATCGAAAACGTACAAGCAGAAGTGTGtgagaatcaatcaattcagAACGAATGTAAGTGTAAAAACTGAATATTACTTTCAACCgaaaacaaatcatcaatcaacacACTTTCCAGCACATGCTATCGAGGATAAAGGAAGGATTTTTATCAGATATCATGTATATGCATTCAAGGGTTTCATATGATAAAGGAACTTGGACTTGGACCCGTTTGTCTCTGAAGAACAAAGGGATGTATTTCAATTTGTTTGAGAAGCTGAGACCCATGATGGGACTTCAAGGGATAGTACAATATAGCAGCCGCTTATTGGGGGATCACTGAATAGCGAAAAGCTTGTTTCTTGTCAAGGAAGTGAAATTGACCGATATCGAATGCAATGCTGTATAATGGATGTAGGGATATGAGTGATACCACAGTATGTATGATCTGGAACGCATAGCCGAAACGAGACGAAACATTCTTTCGTGCCTTCATCTAAATCCTGCCAAGACCCTTTGATTTCTCATGCTACCAGGAAAGCGAGATGGACGTGAGGTGCGACAGGTGTACACGGGGACTTGACAACTTGTATTATCCCACTATTCGTAGTGGGTGCTCATCGTGGATTGACACTTCGATGTATAGCAAAGTGATGATTCATGTTTCCCTCAGGTGTTGTCTAGATAGTATCGGATTGCTGCGTCTGTGAGAATAAGTATCGAGCTGTCAATGACACGTATCGGCCGAAAGAAGTTCCTTTATGTCCATCTATCCCAGCTCTCACTTGTACTGGTCCTGCTCCTATACGGACTTAGTCAGTCTAGGGTTGCGACGACTATACGCCACAAGATACTCGTGATCTTTAGCTCGAAAACTAGAAAGCGGACATTACAGTTTAAAGTTGTACTGTGGGTATGTAcaagggagatgaagatacgGGATGAAAACTATAAACATGTTAAAACGGGCGAAGATCGACATAGATATACAGTAAGCACACCCATTACACTGTCCGGGAAAAAAGGGCATGTGACAAGTCCCGGTTTTCTCGTCGTTTTCTGCAACacccttttttctttctttctctttcgagtttttcgtcttttcaagggaagaaagaagatcgacGAAACTCACTAAATAACGTAGTTCAAAAGCAAAACTATAAACTTTAATTACACATTAAACCCCCGTATACTGATAGGGAAATAACTTGGCAAGCAAAAAGtcttattgttctctttGAGTTCTTCACAGGTCAGTTCGACCACGATTAGCCGAACAAATTGTCCAGGACCCAGTTGATGTACAATGGGAATTCCGtttctctcaattcattCCGCCAAGTCTATTATGGTGTGTTACTGAGACGGTCGGTAGTGCGCACAACGTCTTCCATGTGTAAATGCTGTACATTACTTTGATAAATCAATATCGAGAATAGCAAGCAATGCATATGATTCTCCTATGAACAAACGATAGATCTACTTCGACGCAAGTGCAGGTTTATTTACCAGCAGTAGTTCTACCAATAGCTTTCATAATTTGACCTTCAATCTCAGGTAATTCTTTGATACCTTTCCCAGTTGGAGAATCCAAGAAACCAGCTCTAATTAACCAAGATAGATATaatccaattctttcttcagtCACACCAGAAgtttcactttcatttcctGATTTAGCTAATGTCTTGGcattttcatcatccatttcagctgatttggTCGAAGTCGGTAAATCATCAAGTACGAAATGCAATAGAGGGAATAAAGCATTATCTTGAGTTTCTAATACGTGTTGTTCTAATTTAGTTCTCCATAACACATATTCAACTTGTTTAACTTGATATCCATATACGGCCAAAGCGCTAAGTAAATCATTAAACCTGATTTTGGGATGTCCAGTTACTTGTGCTATTGCAAATGATGATTTAGGGGATGAAGATaatgttgataatgatgCTAATAAAGCTACGTGATCTACTGGACAGACGTTCAAGGTATTGTTGATATCGGGGATCAGTCCAAGTTGGAGACATCCTTTAACCATTCGCCAGATGAAATCATCGGTATTTGTGACTGTGCGGGAAGTATGTATATTAGCAAAACATCGTATCACATAGCCAAATGCTTGTCGTTCCGAAAGGGTTTCGACAAGATATGTTTCCACAAGTTCACTCACCGGCAGTCTTGGAATCACCCAAGATATAACCTGGTCTTACTGTCCAACCACTCAGACCTCTTTTAGCAGCTTCCATTATAATCTTTTCACAAACCCATTTAGTCTGACCGTAACCACCTTCCAGTCCAGTTGTGCCATCTCCCAAATCATCTGATTCCAAAAtaccttgaccacctgaaGATACCAAATTGTCCGCTTTCCTGACGAAAGCTTCATTGTCCATTACAGCAGTTGAAGATATGAAACTGAACTGTTTAGGTTTGGTTGTGGCACAAAGTTGTAAGGCTGTTAATGTTGATATGACATTTGCTGATCGAAGTTTAGGATATGGATATACCCAGTGAACGATTGCGCCATTATGTAAAACGGCGTCTGATTCAGCTGCGATTCTTTCCCAATCGGAAGTTGATAAACCAAATTTGTCTTCAGATAGATCACCAACTAAAGCTtctactttcccttctgtGACCCACGATTCATCCCATACGCCTCGACCTTCACCACTGTCCCTTAATCTCTGTAATCCTTGATCGGACGATTTGGCTCTTACGAGACAGATCACTTTGGCTACTCTTCTGGAAAGTAAATCCTTGAGAATAAATGCTCCCAAATAACCAGTAGCACCAGTGAGGAAGACTGTGATTTTCTTGGTCTTGTATTCTGCCGGTAAGGCGTCGAATTTAGCTGGAAGTTCTTTGACCAATACATCAATATCGGCAGCATAGTTGACTTCGGGTGTAACATCCTTGTTGTCGCTTTCGGCACCTCCCAAATCGGCATTTCGGAGTGTATCGATTTCAGCCGCTTGACCGGCGATAGTGGGTTTATCGAAAACAAGACCTAAAGGAGCATTGACAACGAATGCCTTTCTGATTTCAAAGATCAGTCTGGTGGCCAAGATTGAGTGACCACCCATATCGAAGAAGTTTTCGTCGAGAGCAACTTGTGGTGGCGGTGACGGAAGAAGTTTAAGCCAAATATCGTGAATTGTCTTCTGAGTAGGTGTAAGATCGGTGTTGGCAGCTGGTGCAGGAGCGAGGAGAGATGTATCTGGGAATGGAAGTGCTGGTTTATCTATTTTACCGTTGGGGTTAAGAGGGAGTTTTCTGAGAGGGAAGTAAACCGCTGGAATAGAATATGAGGGtaatttcttcttgaggtATTCACGTATATCCTTTATCAACCTTCTATATCTTCTGACTCCTTGAATCATTTCGGTGTTCAAGTCTTGAGcaccatcttgatctcctgCTTCTGAAGAACTCATCAGACCGTCCAACTCATCTCCATCTATGGGAACGAAATAGGATACGAGtactttctcttcgtctttaTCTCTTCGAACAAGAGTGACATTTTCTCGTACTAAAGGATGTCGAGATAAGTGAGTATCGATTTCTCCAAGTTCGATTCTGAATCCTCgaatcttgatttgatcatctgCTCGACCAGTACATTCGACTCGTCCATCGGGAAGGTATCGACCCAAATCACCTGATCTATACATCCTATCTCTGATGCCAAACCAGTGTTTAGCCGCTTCAGGATTAGTCTTTGCTAAGGTATCTTCCCTTGGAACACCTTCTCCAAACCAATTAGGAACAAATTTCTCAGCTGTAGCAGCAGGGTCTAGATAACCTTCAGCGAGACCACCGGATCTAACGTATATTTCTCCCATTTCACCAACGGCACAAGGGATATTTCTATCGGTTCGATTAACGACGAGTAATTGGACATCAATCATACCTTGACCAGCAGGAATGAGATCCTTCTGAGTGGATAAAAAGGACATATCTTCGTTGACACTAGGGATAGCAAAGTATGATACGGCTCTTTGAGTTTCAGTAGTTCCATACATATTGATGATGCAGACGTTTTTAGCGAGAGCTTGAAGACGTGTGCAGTCTCTCTTGGTGAGGACGTCTCCAACGAAGAAGGCATTTCTAAGAGTGGGGATCTGTCGAGTTGCTTGAGCAGAAAGTAACTGACCCATCGCTGATCAAGGTTGGTAGGTGGTCAGCAGATACGGCCTCCGCGCGATAGACGAAGAACACCTACCAGGAGTCAAGTGAGTAACGGTGACTTCACTATCAGCCATCCATTCAGCTAATCGACCGGGAGTACCAATGTCATCCGCTGTAGGGACGTGCAGTTGAGCACCCAAGAAAAGAGGTGTGAACACTATCAAAGTGAACCGTTAGCTGATGAGAACCGTAACACGAGCGGAGTTAGACAGCTAACTTACTATCTCTTTGAATGGGGTCATGGGCAATTCCACTCAACATTGTATATTTGGAAGTTTCGTTCAGACCGAACCTCTTACCCATCCATGGGAAGAAGTGAGTTAAACTGTAGTGTCTACCTTTGACACCCTTGGGAATACCAGTACTTCCAGAAGTAAAAGAGAGTGTGGCGGGAGAATCGGGACCAAGAACGACTCCAGCGGGAGTTTGCGCGAGTTGTTGGTAAGGTGAAAGTatatcttcctctccttGTCGTGAACCAGTGACTCCATTCCCCGTAAGAGCGATAGCCGGTACGAAAAGACGAAGGTTCAAGTTCTCTTTGATGTAATCCGAGACCAGTGGTGCAAGGACACCAGCACTTGATATCACAAGTAAAGCTCGAGGAGTAGATACTGAAAGATAGACATTTTGTCGAGAGGGTGGATATGCAGGATCTAGAATCGAAATGATTGAGTCATTTAGGGGTCTCCAGAAAAAAAGATCAACCAGTAGCTTAACTCACCGACAACGGAAAATACGCCACCAGCTTTCAAGATACCCATGACGCAAACTACCATCTCTACACTTCTAGCTGCGTAAACCATTACGACTTCACCTCTCTCCAATCCATTTTTCAACAAAGCATGAGCTACGACATTACTGGCCTCGTCGATTTGTTGATAAGTGAAGATTCTTCGCCCTCTACTTGGTCCGTCCATCATAGTTTGTCCTTCAGCAAGCTCGCTTTGCACCACACATATTCTCTCTGGATGAGCTTTGGCGTTTGCAGAGAAGATATCTGGGATTGCTCCTACGAATCCACACCAATCTAAGTCTGCTGTTGGATCAGGCAAGGCTGAAGTTTGAGTTGCTGTCCTGATGGGTAACGAACCAATAGGATGGGAT
This genomic window from Kwoniella shivajii chromosome 7, complete sequence contains:
- a CDS encoding L-aminoadipate-semialdehyde dehydrogenase; the protein is MTVTQDTTEQNGEDVKLRLDRWSKRLGALPSLALPTDYPRPTPAKLVEATQTLPIPSNLAPILGKLTYEFSTLFPSSPLPTPYHILLTSFAVLLFRYTPDPSMVICTSVQGTSQPILLKLDIAVEMTFFDVLRQIIEREQEATDDAISINSLVDHLKPEGPLFRVRFFDSTQVQSDPSTSLTTDLTLFLLTAPSDIPATRTSIPPLYLRLAYNSLLFNQSRITALLESLLQLLSSAASRDPSHPIGSLPIRTATQTSALPDPTADLDWCGFVGAIPDIFSANAKAHPERICVVQSELAEGQTMMDGPSRGRRIFTYQQIDEASNVVAHALLKNGLERGEVVMVYAARSVEMVVCVMGILKAGGVFSVVDPAYPPSRQNVYLSVSTPRALLVISSAGVLAPLVSDYIKENLNLRLFVPAIALTGNGVTGSRQGEEDILSPYQQLAQTPAGVVLGPDSPATLSFTSGSTGIPKGVKGRHYSLTHFFPWMGKRFGLNETSKYTMLSGIAHDPIQRDMFTPLFLGAQLHVPTADDIGTPGRLAEWMADSEVTVTHLTPAMGQLLSAQATRQIPTLRNAFFVGDVLTKRDCTRLQALAKNVCIINMYGTTETQRAVSYFAIPSVNEDMSFLSTQKDLIPAGQGMIDVQLLVVNRTDRNIPCAVGEMGEIYVRSGGLAEGYLDPAATAEKFVPNWFGEGVPREDTLAKTNPEAAKHWFGIRDRMYRSGDLGRYLPDGRVECTGRADDQIKIRGFRIELGEIDTHLSRHPLVRENVTLVRRDKDEEKVLVSYFVPIDGDELDGLMSSSEAGDQDGAQDLNTEMIQGVRRYRRLIKDIREYLKKKLPSYSIPAVYFPLRKLPLNPNGKIDKPALPFPDTSLLAPAPAANTDLTPTQKTIHDIWLKLLPSPPPQVALDENFFDMGGHSILATRLIFEIRKAFVVNAPLGLVFDKPTIAGQAAEIDTLRNADLGGAESDNKDVTPEVNYAADIDVLVKELPAKFDALPAEYKTKKITVFLTGATGYLGAFILKDLLSRRVAKVICLVRAKSSDQGLQRLRDSGEGRGVWDESWVTEGKVEALVGDLSEDKFGLSTSDWERIAAESDAVLHNGAIVHWVYPYPKLRSANVISTLTALQLCATTKPKQFSFISSTAVMDNEAFVRKADNLVSSGGQGILESDDLGDGTTGLEGGYGQTKWVCEKIIMEAAKRGLSGWTVRPGYILGDSKTAVTNTDDFIWRMVKGCLQLGLIPDINNTLNVCPVDHVALLASLSTLSSSPKSSFAIAQVTGHPKIRFNDLLSALAVYGYQVKQVEYVLWRTKLEQHVLETQDNALFPLLHFVLDDLPTSTKSAEMDDENAKTLAKSGNESETSGVTEERIGLYLSWLIRAGFLDSPTGKGIKELPEIEGQIMKAIGRTTAGK